Proteins co-encoded in one Papaver somniferum cultivar HN1 chromosome 5, ASM357369v1, whole genome shotgun sequence genomic window:
- the LOC113277562 gene encoding protein PLANT CADMIUM RESISTANCE 6-like: MGNPTDSAKSSVDRKQPGHDESGMPQTEHPTGNETSRPQAENYPPSAPSGAGGSAGTQGVPLGHQQNAQPYPPQQTYPPAQNPQMNNPAYQQHPQQHPQQPGYAPAQPAYPQQTYPQMQPPTSPYLQQQPGYPTAGVPMQQAPPMYRPPPYQAPRPPGSNAWTTGLFDCMDDPNNALITFCVPCFTFGQIAEIIDEGQTTCSTSGIMYAAVSFFTALPCLISCGYRSKLRNKYDLIEAPAADWVTHVFCEVCALCQVYRELKNRGYDPAIGWHGNQMRHQMQQQQVQMAPPMNQNMNG; encoded by the exons ATGGGAAACCCAACAGATTCCGCGAAATCATCTGTAGACCGAAAGCAACCTGGTCATGATGAATCTGGAATGCCTCAAACTGAGCATCCCACTGGCAACGAGACGTCTCGTCCTCAAGCGGAAAACTACCCACCTTCTGCTCCTTCAGGCGCTGGTGGTTCTGCGGGTACTCAAGGTGTCCCACTTGGTCATCAGCAAAATGCACAGCCATATCCGCCACAACAGACATATCCACCAGCACAGAACCCACAAATGAATAATCCTGCATACCAGCAACACCCTCAGCAACATCCGCAACAACCAGGATATGCTCCAGCACAACCAGCATATCCTCAACAGACATATCCTCAAATGCAACCCCCCACTAGTCCTTATCTACAACAACAGCCTGGTTATCCCACGGCAGGGGTTCCAATGCAGCAAGCCCCGCCGATGTATAGACCACCACCTTATCAAGCTCCTAGGCCTCCTGGTTCCAATGCTTGGACTACCGGCCTATTTGATTGTATGGACGACCCTAATAACG CTCTTATCACATTTTGTGTCCCATGCTTTACGTTTGGTCAGATTGCCGAAATCATCGATGAGGGGCAGACCA CCTGTTCTACCAGTGGGATAATGTACGCTGCCGTCAGTTTCTTTACAGCGTTACCTTGTTTAATATCGTGCGGGTATCGCTCAAAGTTGCGAAACAAATATGATCTGATAGAAGCTCCTGCAGCTGATTGGGTGACTCATGTCTTCTGTGAAGTGTGTGCTCTTTGTCAAGTGTACAGAGAACTCAAGAACAGAGGTTACGATCCTGCAATTG GATGGCATGGAAATCAAATGAGGCACCAAATGCAGCAACAACAAGTACAGATGGCCCCTCCAATGAATCAAAATATGAACGGATGA
- the LOC113277563 gene encoding protein PLANT CADMIUM RESISTANCE 6-like has product MGNPADFANSSDDLKKPGHVDEQSEMPETDYPTGDETSHPQAENYPPSAPSGAGGSVYSSTQGVPIHQQQNAQPYPPKQAYAPPQNQQMNNPLYQPHPQQQQQPYPSPVHNYNQGGKSPIPQQPAYSQQAYPQMHTPPPTGPYQQGQPSYPVAAGVPIQSQPMYPNKPAPVPTPNYAPNPALRPGTNAWTTGLFDCMEDPNNALVTFAAPCVTFGQIAEIVDEGQTTCSTSGIIYSAILFFTAAPCLISCGYRSKLRSKYDLVEVPAADWMTHVFFEWCALCQEYRELKNRGYDPAIGWHANQMRLQAMQQQQLQQVQMAPPMYQTMNG; this is encoded by the exons ATGGGAAATCCAGCAGATTTCGCAAATTCTTCTGACGACCTAAAGAAACCTGGTCATGTTGATGAGCAATCTGAGATGCCCGAAACTGATTATCCCACTGGCGATGAGACTTCTCATCCGCAGGCGGAGAACTATCCACCTTCTGCTCCTTCAGGCGCCGGTGGTTCTGTGTATTCGAGTACTCAAGGTGTACCAATTCATCAACAGCAAAATGCACAACCATATCCGCCAAAACAAGCATATGCACCACCACAGAACCAACAAATGAATAATCCTTTGTATCAGCCACACccccagcaacaacaacaaccctATCCTTCTCCTGTTCATAATTATAACCAAGGAGGAAAATCACCCATTCCTCAGCAACCAGCATATTCTCAACAGGCATATCCTCAAATGCACACACCTCCTCCCACTGGTCCTTATCAACAAGGACAGCCTAGTTATCCCGTGGCAGCAGGGGTTCCCATACAAAGCCAGCCGATGTATCCGAATAAACCAGCACCAGTACCTACTCCTAATTATGCTCCTAATCCTGCCCTTAGGCCTGGTACGAATGCTTGGACTACCGGCCTATTTGATTGCATGGAGGACCCTAATAACG CTCTTGTAACATTTGCCGCTCCATGCGTCACGTTTGGTCAGATTGCTGAAATCGTTGATGAGGGCCAAACCA CCTGTTCAACCAGTGGGATAATATACTCTGCCATACTATTCTTTACGGCGGCACCTTGTTTAATATCGTGCGGGTATCGTTCAAAGTTGAGGAGCAAATATGATCTAGTAGAAGTTCCAGCAGCAGATTGGATGACTCATGTTTTTTTTGAATGGTGTGCTCTTTGCCAAGAATATAGAGAACTCAAAAACAGAGGCTATGATCCTGCAATTG GATGGCACGCAAATCAAATGAGGCTCCAGgctatgcagcagcagcaactacAGCAAGTACAGATGGCCCCTCCAATGTATCAAACTATGAACGGATAA